One Ranitomeya imitator isolate aRanImi1 chromosome 1, aRanImi1.pri, whole genome shotgun sequence DNA window includes the following coding sequences:
- the LOC138644445 gene encoding uncharacterized protein, with the protein MPQRLVPVRHAPEVPVRHAPEVPVRHVPEVPVRRAPEVPVRYAPEVPVRSAPEVPVRRAPEVPVRHAPEVPVRHAPEVPVRHAPEVPVRRAPQVPVRRAPQVPVRRAPEVPVRCAPEVPVRCAPEVPVRYDPEVPVRHAPQVPVRHAPEVPVRHAPEVPVRHAPQVPVRCAPEVPVRHAPEVPVRHAPQVPVRRAPEVPVRCAPEVPVRCAPEVPVRYAPEVPVRHAPQVPVRHAPEVPVRCAPEVPVRCAPEVPVRHAPEVPVRHAPEVPVRHAPEVPVRHAPEVPVRHAPQVPVRQAPEVPVRHAIQDPGNMPQRFL; encoded by the coding sequence ATGCCCCAGAGGTTGGTTCCTGTGAGACATGCCCCAGAGGTTCCTGTGAGACATGCGCCAGAGGTTCCTGTGAGACATGTCCCAGAGGTTCCTGTGAGACGTGCTCCAGAGGTTCCTGTGAGATATGCCCCAGAGGTTCCTGTGAGAAGTGCCCCAGAGGTTCCTGTGAGACGTGCCCCAGAGGTTCCTGTGAGACATGCCCCAGAGGTTCCTGTGAGACATGCCCCAGAGGTTCCTGTGAGACATGCCCCAGAGGTTCCTGTGAGACGTGCCCCACAGGTTCCTGTGAGACGTGCCCCACAGGTTCCTGTGAGACGTGCTCCAGAGGTTCCTGTGAGATGTGCCCCAGAGGTTCCTGTGAGATGTGCCCCAGAGGTTCCTGTGAGATATGACCCAGAGGTTCCTGTGAGACATGCCCCACAGGTTCCTGTGAGACATGCTCCAGAGGTTCCTGTGAGACATGCGCCAGAGGTTCCTGTGAGACATGCCCCACAGGTTCCTGTGAGATGTGCCCCAGAGGTTCCTGTGAGACATGCGCCAGAGGTTCCTGTGAGACATGCTCCACAGGTTCCTGTGAGACGTGCTCCAGAGGTTCCTGTGAGATGTGCCCCAGAGGTTCCTGTGAGATGTGCCCCAGAGGTTCCTGTGAGATATGCCCCAGAGGTTCCTGTGAGACATGCCCCACAGGTTCCTGTGAGACATGCTCCAGAGGTTCCTGTGAGATGTGCCCCAGAGGTTCCTGTGAGATGTGCCCCAGAGGTTCCTGTGAGACATGCCCCAGAGGTTCCTGTGAGACATGCCCCAGAGGTTCCTGTGAGACATGCACCAGAGGTTCCTGTGAGACATGCCCCAGAGGTTCCTGTGAGGCATGCCCCACAGGTTCCTGTGAGA